From the bacterium genome, the window CACGCGAACCAGATCTTCGAATTCTGTGTCTGTTAATGGTCCTACCTGAACTCCTTCATCCGCGTAATACCAGTGCATGGTCCTATCCTATCAGAAGATAAAAGTTTTGCAGGGGCGGCGCTCCTACAATTGCAATGTTAAACTTATGCCGATGAACAGTCTCCCTTTTCCGCGTCTTCCCGGAGTCAATAATCTTTTTCTGGATTTCCTTTACGACTTCGAAAAAGTTTCCGCTTTTTATCCTCCTCCCGACAAGATCCGTGATGATAAAATACCGCATCGAGAAAAGCTGTGCGAAATCCTGGAACGTCAAAACAACGCTTACGGAAATCCCGCCACCGCTTCTTTGATTCAAAAACTCCGTCAAGAGGACACGCGGTGTGTCATCACAGGGCAGCAAGTCGGTTTGTTGTGCGGCCCGCTCTACACAGTCTGGAAAGCGTTCACCGCCATTCACCAAAGCCGGGTCTTTGAAAAGAAAGGTCTTGCCTGTGTCCCCATCTTCTGGATGGCAACAGAGGATCACAATTTGAATGAGATTTCAAGTTTCGCGCTGCTGAAACAAAACCACGATCTGCTCAAGTTTTCATTGAAGGAACACCTCTTTCTGAAACGACAACCGGCTGGAACAGTTAAAACGGACAATGAAGAAATTCGCAAAATTCTCATCCGCGCTTTTCAAGAAATAAAAAGACCGGAAGTGAAGAGCTTCTATACGGACACGACTCTATCTCACGCATTTGCGCGAACTTTGCTTTGGATCCTGCGGGACTTCCCGATCCTGATTGTGGATCCATCCGATCCTTCTTTGAAAAGAATCGCATCTCCCTTCTTTGAGAAATTAGTTGACAAAGTCAACTATCTTTTGGGCATCCTGCAACAACAAAACTCGCGTTTAAAAGATCAAAAATATCCGGTTCAGGTGCAGATGGAAGAGGACCGCCTACCACTTTTCAAAATTCAGGATGAGGAAAGAATTCCGGTAAAACGCGGAGAGACCGATCTAAAGCCCGAGTTGCTCAGTCCTTCGGCATTGCTTCGTCCGCTGTTCCAGGATTACATCTTTCCAACGGTTGGATACGTCGGCGGCCCTGCAGAAATTGCTTATTTTGCGCAATTACATCCGTGGTACGAAGCCATGGAGATCACACAACCATCGCTATTTCCAAGGGTTTCCATCACGCTGATTCCACCCGCTACGCGCAGTTTTCTGGAAATGAGCCGATTGAAACCGGAGGAGATCTACCTGCACGAGGATACGCTGGTGGATGCCCTGCTCGATCATGAAGGAATGAAGAAAGCGAGAAAAGAGCTCAGGGATCTGGAAAATGTCTTGAAGACATCCTTGCAAAAAACGAAGACCGAGATCGTCAGCATCGATCCCACACTCGAAAAAGGCTTGCTCACTGGCTTTCGCAAAATGGAGTACCAGATTCGGAAAATGGAACGCAAAGCATTTCTCGCTGCAAAGCGAAAGAATCTGATGCTGGCGGAGCAAATTCGAAAAGCAAAGAACGTGATTTATCCGGATGAAAAAGTTCAGGAACGTTATTTGAATATTTTCTCGTTTGCCATGAAGCTACCCGAATTGATTCAACAGGTTTATGATCAAATTCAATGGGACGCCAAAGCGCATCAATGGATCGATA encodes:
- a CDS encoding bacillithiol biosynthesis cysteine-adding enzyme BshC; amino-acid sequence: MPMNSLPFPRLPGVNNLFLDFLYDFEKVSAFYPPPDKIRDDKIPHREKLCEILERQNNAYGNPATASLIQKLRQEDTRCVITGQQVGLLCGPLYTVWKAFTAIHQSRVFEKKGLACVPIFWMATEDHNLNEISSFALLKQNHDLLKFSLKEHLFLKRQPAGTVKTDNEEIRKILIRAFQEIKRPEVKSFYTDTTLSHAFARTLLWILRDFPILIVDPSDPSLKRIASPFFEKLVDKVNYLLGILQQQNSRLKDQKYPVQVQMEEDRLPLFKIQDEERIPVKRGETDLKPELLSPSALLRPLFQDYIFPTVGYVGGPAEIAYFAQLHPWYEAMEITQPSLFPRVSITLIPPATRSFLEMSRLKPEEIYLHEDTLVDALLDHEGMKKARKELRDLENVLKTSLQKTKTEIVSIDPTLEKGLLTGFRKMEYQIRKMERKAFLAAKRKNLMLAEQIRKAKNVIYPDEKVQERYLNIFSFAMKLPELIQQVYDQIQWDAKAHQWIDM